The Microbacterium sp. Nx66 genome contains a region encoding:
- a CDS encoding TetR/AcrR family transcriptional regulator: MPRPPLAREKVLDAFEAILIDDGERAATLEATAKAAGVSKGGLLYHFRSKDDLETGLLERLDHLTTLDLERMRAAEEGPVAYYVRTSVMEDDALDRALIATTRLAQGGSTAASDMLRDTRRRWAETIRPHVRDTASLDLVMLVSDGLYFNNSLDVHGPERLVPRSDELADLIALVLRATA; the protein is encoded by the coding sequence ATGCCCCGCCCTCCCCTCGCCCGTGAGAAGGTCCTCGACGCCTTCGAGGCGATCCTCATCGACGACGGCGAACGCGCCGCGACGCTCGAGGCCACGGCGAAGGCCGCCGGCGTGTCGAAGGGCGGCCTGCTCTACCACTTCCGCTCCAAGGACGACCTGGAGACCGGGCTCCTGGAGCGCCTGGACCACCTGACCACCCTCGACCTGGAGCGCATGCGCGCCGCCGAGGAGGGCCCCGTCGCGTACTACGTGCGGACCTCGGTGATGGAGGACGACGCCCTCGATCGGGCGCTCATCGCCACGACCCGGCTGGCCCAGGGCGGCTCGACCGCCGCGTCCGACATGCTCCGGGATACCCGGCGTCGCTGGGCGGAGACGATCCGTCCGCACGTCCGCGACACCGCCAGCCTCGACCTCGTGATGCTCGTGAGCGACGGCCTCTACTTCAACAACTCGCTCGACGTGCACGGGCCGGAGCGCCTGGTCCCGCGCAGCGACGAGCTCGCCGATCTCATCGCCCTCGTGCTGCGCGCCACCGCCTGA
- a CDS encoding MFS transporter: MTRTASIPTTETEAPRVGARGWAALVVLMLPVLLVSVDNTVLSFALPEISISLAPSGAEQLWIIDVYPLVLAGLLVTMGTLGDRFGRRRLLLIGATGFAVVSALAAFAPTAGLLIAARALLGFFGAMLMPSTLSLLRSIFQNRDQRRMAIAVWASAFSAGSALGPIVGGFLLEHFAWGSVFLIAVPVLIPLLIAAPLLVPESRDPNPGRIDPLSIVLSMAAMIPVVYAIKSFAVDGPSLYAGGWALLGLVMGTLFVRRQLRADTPMLDMALFRRGSFSGAILVNLLSVVALVGFLYFVSQHLQLVLGLSPMVAGLALVPGMAAMIVAGLTVVPISRRVPPHVLIPAALVFSVAGYLIVAFTTHEHGVAPLILAFVVLGIGIGAAETISNELILSSAPAAKAGAASAVSETAYELGAVLGTAILGGIITAFYRGALVLPEGLPAEVARAAQETLAGAYTAAHELPAALGDALWQAAADAFGSGVTVTSLIGAGLVVVAAVIAAVTLRKAPTH; encoded by the coding sequence ATGACCCGTACTGCGTCGATCCCGACGACAGAGACGGAAGCTCCCCGCGTCGGGGCTCGGGGGTGGGCGGCGCTCGTCGTCCTCATGCTCCCGGTGCTGCTGGTGTCGGTGGACAACACGGTGCTGAGCTTCGCGCTGCCCGAGATCTCGATCTCGCTCGCGCCGAGCGGGGCCGAGCAGCTGTGGATCATCGACGTCTATCCGCTCGTGCTCGCCGGACTCCTGGTGACCATGGGGACGCTGGGCGACCGCTTCGGGCGCCGCCGCCTGCTCCTCATCGGAGCCACGGGGTTCGCCGTGGTCTCCGCTCTGGCCGCCTTCGCGCCGACCGCGGGCCTTCTCATCGCGGCGCGCGCCCTGCTCGGCTTCTTCGGCGCCATGCTCATGCCCTCGACTCTCTCGCTGCTGCGGTCGATCTTCCAGAACCGCGACCAGCGCCGCATGGCCATCGCGGTCTGGGCGTCTGCGTTCTCCGCCGGATCCGCGCTCGGCCCCATCGTCGGCGGCTTCCTCCTCGAGCACTTCGCGTGGGGCTCGGTGTTCCTCATCGCCGTCCCCGTCCTCATCCCGCTGCTCATCGCCGCGCCGCTGCTCGTGCCGGAGAGCCGTGACCCGAATCCCGGCCGCATCGACCCGCTCAGCATCGTGCTCTCGATGGCCGCGATGATCCCGGTCGTCTACGCCATCAAGTCCTTCGCGGTCGACGGCCCGTCGCTGTACGCCGGGGGATGGGCGCTGCTCGGCCTCGTGATGGGGACGTTGTTCGTGCGCCGTCAGCTCCGTGCCGACACCCCGATGCTCGACATGGCCCTGTTCCGCCGCGGGTCGTTCTCGGGGGCGATCCTGGTGAACCTGCTCAGCGTCGTGGCCCTCGTCGGGTTCCTGTACTTCGTCTCGCAGCACCTGCAGCTCGTGCTGGGGCTCTCGCCGATGGTCGCGGGCCTCGCGCTCGTGCCGGGGATGGCGGCGATGATCGTCGCCGGACTCACGGTGGTGCCGATCTCGCGGCGGGTGCCGCCGCACGTGCTCATCCCGGCGGCGCTGGTGTTCTCCGTCGCGGGGTACCTCATCGTCGCCTTCACGACGCACGAGCACGGCGTGGCACCGCTCATCCTCGCCTTCGTCGTCCTCGGCATCGGCATCGGCGCGGCCGAGACCATCTCGAACGAGCTCATCCTCTCCAGCGCCCCCGCGGCGAAGGCCGGTGCCGCGAGCGCGGTGTCCGAGACGGCGTACGAGCTCGGTGCCGTGCTGGGGACCGCGATCCTGGGCGGCATCATCACCGCGTTCTACCGCGGCGCGCTGGTGCTGCCCGAGGGGCTTCCGGCCGAGGTGGCCCGCGCTGCGCAGGAGACGCTGGCCGGCGCGTACACCGCCGCCCACGAGCTCCCGGCCGCGCTCGGCGACGCCCTGTGGCAGGCAGCGGCCGACGCGTTCGGCTCCGGCGTCACCGTGACCTCGCTCATCGGCGCGGGCCTCGTCGTCGTCGCGGCGGTCATCGCGGCCGTCACACTGCGCAAGGCACCCACGCACTGA